The nucleotide window GCAAAAGCGCATCGCTTAGTCGAAAGCCGTAAGTATAAAGGAAAAGTACTACTTAAAATTGAATGAATATAGCATAGAAATACCGGATTATTTTTTGAGAAATTTGCTTAACATAGAAACATCTTTTATTTTTGAATGCAAAATAAATTTCTTGGAGATGAGCTCATGATGAAACTTTGGTGGGTGACAAACTTTTTATGGTTCATTTTATTTGTTGCTTTATCTGTATTTATCGGTATTAGGAGTGTGGATGGCACAGGAGCAGAGCAAACGCCGGAACTAAGATTAGTTGCTTTTATTGTTTTGGTAGCGTTTTTTGCCTTTATTTTATTGTGCCAATTAGGGTTTTTATATTTCATTAAAAAAGGAAAGTCCGCTTCAGTTGAATAACGAAAAGGAATAGAGAAGGAGCATTATGACGGTATTTACAATTACAGAACATAATAGAGAAAAGGTCATTGAATTTTTTAATGAGCATTGGGGTTCTCCGGAAATGGTTATTTCTTCAGGGACTTATAATTGCAGCGAACTAGATGGCTTTGTATTTCAAGAAAATAATCAATTACTTGGTTTAGTGACATATGTATTTCATGATGAAGAAGTAGAAATTATTTCTTTAGATAGCATTTTAGAAGGGAAGGGCATTGGATCTCTTTTAACGAAAGAAGTGGAAGAGATAGTGCAACGTAAGGGCATTAAAACGATTTCTTTAGTGACAACGAATGATAATTTAAATGCACTGAAGTTCTATCAAAAAAGAGGCTATAAGATTGATGCAGTTTTTCCAAATGCGGTCGAACAGGCTAGAAAAATTAAGCCTACGATTCCTTTGATCGGTAATGATGGGATCCCAATTCGA belongs to Solibacillus sp. FSL R7-0682 and includes:
- a CDS encoding DUF3923 family protein → MMKLWWVTNFLWFILFVALSVFIGIRSVDGTGAEQTPELRLVAFIVLVAFFAFILLCQLGFLYFIKKGKSASVE
- a CDS encoding GNAT family N-acetyltransferase, which codes for MTVFTITEHNREKVIEFFNEHWGSPEMVISSGTYNCSELDGFVFQENNQLLGLVTYVFHDEEVEIISLDSILEGKGIGSLLTKEVEEIVQRKGIKTISLVTTNDNLNALKFYQKRGYKIDAVFPNAVEQARKIKPTIPLIGNDGIPIRDELRLIKNL